A single Ziziphus jujuba cultivar Dongzao chromosome 11, ASM3175591v1 DNA region contains:
- the LOC107432516 gene encoding basic leucine zipper 61, with translation MAQLPPKIPTMTQNWPSFPHQKMPSIANFIPTTTNSSPTSTIPSTPPQQQQQQQQQQQSPFWVDEFLDFTSARRGNHRRSVSDSITFLESPLVVEECRNSCGTNNLMHGTSGFDRLDDDQLMSMFTDDMSATVPPTLSSSNPSTPSDQNSNNDEKPPMPGVDGGNYGQQQQQQQPKSEPGEVESSCEPETQVAPTASASDPIFDPKRVKRILANRQSAQRSRVRKLQYISELERSVTTLQSEVSALSPRVAFLDHQRLILNVDNSAIKQRIAALAQDKIFKDAHQEALKKEIERLRQVYHQQRLKKMGNSTGNQHGQAVQQHPVQPPNSDTMVCAADKEQLLN, from the exons ATGGCACAATTACCACCGAAAATACCAACCATGACCCAAAATTGGCCATCTTTTCCTCACCAAAAAATGCCTTCCATTGCTAATTTCATCCCCACTACTACCAACTCTTCTCCCACCTCTACCATACCATCCACACCaccacaacaacaacagcaacaacaacaacagcagcaatCGCCTTTTTGGGTCGACGAGTTTCTCGACTTTACGTCGGCGAGACGCGGTAACCACCGCCGTTCGGTCAGCGATTCCATTACGTTTCTCGAATCCCCGTTGGTGGTTGAAGAATGTCGGAATTCTTGCGGTACCAACAACTTGATGCATGGAACCAGCGGCTTCGACCGGTTAGACGACGACCAGCTCATGTCCATGTTCACGGACGACATGTCGGCGACCGTGCCGCCTACGCTTTCTTCTTCCAATCCTTCCACTCCGTCCGATCAGAACAGCAACAACGACGAGAAGCCGCCAATGCCGGGGGTTGACGGCGGTAATTACgggcagcagcagcagcagcagcagccgaAGAGCGAACCGGGAGAGGTTGAGAGCTCCTGCGAACCGGAAACTCAAGTAGCTCCCACCGCCTCTGCCAGCGATCCCATCTTCGACCCCAAGAGGGTGAAGAG aattttggCAAATCGGCAATCAGCACAAAGGTCGAGAGTGAGAAAGCTACAATACATATCAGAGCTAGAACGGAGCGTAACAACACTACAG TCGGAGGTATCAGCATTGTCGCCGAGGGTTGCATTTTTAGACCACCAAAGGTTGATTCTCAATGTAGATAACAGCGCGATTAAACAGCGAATTGCTGCTTTGGCTCAAGATAAGATTTTCAAAGACG cTCACCAAGAGGCATTGAAGAAGGAAATAGAGAGATTAAGGCAAGTCTATCACCAACAACGCCTAAAGAAGATGGGAAACAGTACAGGAAACCAACATGGACAAGCCGTTCAACAACATCCAGTACAACCACCCAACTCAGATACAATGGTTTGCGCGGCTGATAAAGAACAGCTTCTCAACTGA
- the LOC107432474 gene encoding glutamate receptor 2.7: MDTFLSLNTFLILVLIISTQSLITADHKIADETMKNGSVIGIVGAILDNSSRAGKEEELAMTMAIEDFHSDYYSSTNQTLILHVINSDGDPMQAALAARDLISKQQVKAILGPQTWEETSLVAKVGSENHVPVLSFAEAAPKWANEIWPFLVQASHDHTNHMKAIAAIVQSWKWFQVNVIYEDRDSSANEFLPQFSFALREVNAKITHLLPLPPCPSSSMLSRELENLKRDQTRVFVVHLSSSQLGVQLFQKAKEMNMMEKDYVWITTDPLTGLVHSFNSSIISSMQGVLGVKRYFPDDSNRFHDFRNKFRKRFDLEHPEEDNNEPGIFAVQAYDAAWTVALAMKENSKVNNGQIFLEKILKSDFRGLSGKVEFNSDQRLPPADIFQIINVAGKSGYIEHGFWSEKSGFSLSLRENGKKSSSMEDLGLVFWPGFPMKTPEGWTPPTASKPLRIAVPGLSMFKEYVNVELNGNSLSFGGFSIDVFEAMLDELPYYLPHEFNLFNDTYDKLVEQIHLKNFDAVVGDVAITSQRYEHAEFTQPYTDLGLVMVVPVQSESSDKTWLFMKPFTKSMWVFIVLVNLYNGFVVWFIERNNFPELNGSILNQMGTLIWLAFSTLFSLQGGKLHSNLSRMTMVVWLFVALVITQIYTANLSSMLTVQRLEPTVTDIETLQSSNSMVGYCRGSYLERYLIEVLEFKHNNIKKFSSPEDYAKALRSREIGAAFLEVPAAKLFLAKYCKGFRMVGPTYKVGGYGYAFPRGSPMLPIINEALLKVYESGKIWELETTMLALEECEEKNEEDDDETKARSLSANSFWVLFIITGTTSTISLVSYLFRVYKSLFKHKTLVWRLMAAVIKYWGDGKKCFSRRISDVEESGTNSLNASDSRTRV; the protein is encoded by the exons ATGGATACATTTTTGTCTCTGAACACTTTCTTGATCTTAGTTCTAATAATATCTACCCAAAGCCTAATAACTGCTGATCATAAAATTGCTGATGAAACAATGAAGAATGGGAGTGTCATAGGCATAGTAGGTGCCATTCTTGATAACTCTAGTCGTGCTGGCAAAGAAGAAGAGTTAGCGATGACAATGGCCATCGAGGATTTCCATTCCGACTACTATTCCTCCACTAATCAAACCTTGATTCTCCATGTCATTAACTCTGATGGGGATCCCATGCAAGCAGCTCTTGCAG CTAGAGATCTTATAAGTAAACAGCAAGTGAAAGCGATTCTAGGACCGCAGACATGGGAAGAAACATCATTGGTAGCCAAGGTTGGTAGTGAGAACCATGTCCCGGTTCTTTCTTTTGCTGAAGCTGCTCCAAAATGGGCAAATGAAATCTGGCCATTTCTAGTTCAAGCTTCACATGACCATACAAACCACATGAAAGCCATAGCTGCAATAGTTCAATCATGGAAATGGTTTCAGGTAAACGTAATTTACGAAGACAGAGACTCATCAGCCAATGAATTTTTACCTCAATTTTCATTTGCTCTTAGAGAAGTAAATGCAAAGATTACCCATCTTCTTCCACTCCCACCCTGTCCCTCTTCTTCTATGTTGTCACGAGAGCTCGAAAACCTTAAAAGAGACCAAACAAGAGTTTTTGTTGTTCACTTGTCGTCGTCTCAGTTAGGAGTGCAACTCTTCCAAAAGGCAAAAGAAATGAATATGATGGAAAAGGACTATGTATGGATCACTACTGATCCTCTTACAGGCCTTGTTCATTCTTTCAATTCCTCCATCATTTCCTCCATGCAAGGTGTTCTCGGAGTCAAGCGATACTTCCCCGATGATTCGAACCGTTTTCACGATTTCCGTAACAAATTTAGGAAAAGATTCGACTTAGAACATCCCGAGGAGGATAACAATGAACCTGGTATTTTTGCAGTGCAGGCATACGATGCTGCATGGACTGTAGCTCTAGCAATGAAGGAAAATAGCAAAGTAAATAATGGccaaatatttttggaaaagatTTTGAAAAGCGATTTCCGTGGTTTAAGTGGGAAGGTTGAGTTTAATAGTGACCAAAGATTACCTCCAGCTGATATATTCCAGATCATCAACGTGGCGGGAAAGAGTGGCTATATAGAACATGGTTTTTGGTCAGAAAAATCAGGTTTTTCATTGAGTTTACGTGAAAATGGTAAGAAAAGCTCTTCAATGGAAGATTTGGGACTAGTTTTCTGGCCAGGATTCCCAATGAAAACTCCAGAAGGATGGACTCCTCCAACAGCTTCAAAACCATTGAGGATTGCTGTGCCAGGCCTTTCAATGTTCAAAGAGTATGTGAATGTAGAGCTAAATGGAAATAGTTTATCTTTCGGTGGATTTTCGATAGATGTCTTTGAAGCGATGTTAGATGAACTTCCATACTATTTACCTCATGAATTCAACCTCTTCAATGACACATACGACAAGCTAGTGGAACAAATTCATTTGAAG AATTTTGATGCAGTAGTTGGAGATGTCGCAATAACTTCCCAAAGATATGAGCATGCAGAATTCACACAGCCCTACACCGACTTAGGATTAGTAATGGTTGTCCCTGTTCAATCAGAATCTTCTGATAAAACATGGTTGTTCATGAAGCCTTTTACAAAATCCATGTGGGTTTTTATAGTACTTGTTAATCTTTACAATGGCTTTGTGGTCTGGTTTATAGAGCGAAACAATTTCCCAGAACTCAATGGCTCTATACTTAACCAAATGGGAACTTTGATTTGGTTAGCTTTCTCCACCCTTTTCTCCTTACAAG GGGGTAAGTTACATAGCAACTTGTCTAGGATGACAATGGTGGTGTGGCTATTTGTTGCACTAGTCATCACACAGATTTATACAGCTAACCTCAGCAGCATGCTCACCGTCCAAAGGCTCGAACCAACAGTAACCGATATCGAGACACTGCAAAGCAGCAACTCCATGGTCGGTTATTGTAGAGGATCCTATCTGGAAAGATATCTAATTGAAGTGTTGGAATTCAAGCACAACAACATCAAGAAATTCTCATCGCCTGAAGATTATGCAAAAGCTCTCAGAAGTAGAGAAATTGGCGCTGCTTTTCTTGAAGTCCCCGCTGCCAAATTATTCCTTGCGAAATACTGCAAAGGATTCAGAATGGTTGGACCAACCTATAAAGTTGGAGGTTATGGATAT GCATTTCCTAGGGGATCTCCAATGCTTCCAATCATAAATGAAGCACTGCTGAAGGTATACGAAAGTGGGAAGATTTGGGAGTTGGAGACCACCATGCTTGCATTAGAGGAGTGTGAAGAAAAGAATGAAGAGGACGATGATGAAACTAAAGCTCGCAGTCTCAGCGCCAACAGCTTTTGGGTACTCTTCATAATCACAGGAACCACATCGACCATCTCTCTCGTGTCTTACTTGTTTCGTGTTTATAAATCTTTGTTCAAACACAAAACTTTGGTGTGGAGGCTAATGGCTGCTGTAATCAAATACTGGGGAGATGGAAAGAAGTGCTTCTCCAGAAGAATTAGCGATGTTGAAGAAAGTGGTACAAATTCTCTGAATGCATCAGACTCACGGACTCGAGTTTAG
- the LOC107432575 gene encoding glutamate receptor 2.8-like, whose amino-acid sequence MYRLFPLYFFLILVLISTENFTVADHKIGSETMKDGGVIGILGAIVDNTSRACKEEKVAMKMAIEDFNSNTNQTLILHIINSYGDPLQAALAARDLISKQQVKAILGPQTWEETSLVAKVGSENHVPVLSFAEDTPKWANEIWPLLVQASPDQSNQMKVIAAIVQSWEWFQVTVIYEEGDTSASEVLPHLSYALKEVGAEITHFLPLPPFVSSSLLSEELEWLKGNQTRVFVVHLSSSLGVSLFEKAKEMNMMENGYVWITTDPFTSLVHSFNSSVSSSMQGVLGVKRYFSEDSDPFRDFDNRFPKRFRLEHPEEDDYEPGIFAVQAYDAAMTVAYAMKKSSKIGGQNLLENILQSKFQGLTGKVEFSTNQKLPPADIFQIINVIGKSYRELGFWSEKSGFSVSLGENAKNCSSMVVLGQVFWPGASTSAPKGWSPTNSTPLRIGVPNISSVFPQFVKVEQDDQLGNNFSFSGFSIKVFEETLKKLPYNFPYEFIPYNSDTYDSLVEQIHLKNFDAVVGDVAILAKRQKHAEFTHAYTEPGLMMVVPVRQETRNRAWLFMKPFTTSMWVFIVLVNFYNGFVVWFIERNHCPELKGSIINQIGTLIWLAFSTLFSLHGDKLHSNLSRMTMVVWLFVALVITQTYTANLTSMLTVQRLEPTIANVDILRSTNAMVGYCRGSYVRRYLNEVLGFKDNNIKNFSTAEEYAKALRSGEIAAAFLEVPLAKLFLAKYCKWFVTAGPTYKVGGFGYAFPRGSPMLPSINEALLKVCESGKILELEKKMLAFEKCEDVDEKGEESTQSLSTNSFLVLFIITGTTSTIALVFYLCLVYKSKFEPKKWMWSLMMVVMKYRGYGKRMFSRRVSDVPESGRNSVDNGSHSHTHTLV is encoded by the exons ATGTACAGACTTTTCCCTCTCTACTTCTTCTTGATCTTGGTTCTGATATCTACCGAAAACTTCACGGTTGCTGATCATAAAATTGGTAGTGAAACAATGAAGGATGGGGGTGTTATAGGCATATTAGGTGCCATTGTTGATAACACTAGCCGAGCCTGCAAAGAAGAGAAGGTAGCCATGAAAATGGCCATTGAGGATTTCAATTCCAACACAAATCAAACCTTGATTCTCCATATCATTAACTCCTATGGGGATCCCCTGCAGGCAGCTCTTGCAG CTAGAGATCTTATAAGTAAACAGCAAGTGAAAGCGATTCTAGGACCGCAGACATGGGAAGAAACGTCATTAGTAGCCAAGGTTGGGAGCGAGAATCATGTCCCTGTTCTTTCTTTTGCTGAAGATACTCCCAAATGGGCAAATGAAATTTGGCCACTTCTTGTTCAAGCTTCACCTGACCAATCAAACCAGATGAAAGTCATAGCTGCTATAGTTCAATCATGGGAATGGTTTCAGGTCACTGTAATTTACGAAGAAGGAGACACTTCTGCCAGTGAAGTTTTACCTCACCTATCTTACGCCCTGAAAGAAGTAGGTGCAGAGATTACTCATTTTCTACCACTCCCACCTTTTGTTTCCTCCTCTTTGCTGTCTGAAGAGCTTGAATGGCTAAAAGGAAACCAAACCAGAGTTTTTGTTGTTCATTTGTCCTCTTCGTTGGGAGTGAGCCTATTTGAAAAGGCAAAAGAAATGAATATGATGGAAAATGGCTATGTATGGATCACTACTGATCCTTTTACAAGCCTTGTTCATTCATTCAATTCCTCCGTCAGTTCCTCCATGCAAGGAGTTCTCGGAGTTAAGCGATATTTCTCAGAAGATTCTGACCCTTTTCGTGATTTTGACAACAGATTTCCTAAAAGATTTCGCTTAGAACATCCCGAAGAGGACGACTATGAGCCTGGTATTTTTGCAGTGCAGGCTTATGATGCTGCAATGACGGTAGCTTATGCAATGAAGAAAAGCAGCAAAATAGGGGGTCAAAATTTGTTAGAAAACATTTTGCAAAGCAAATTTCAAGGCTTAACAGGGAAGGTTGAGTTTAgtactaaccaaaaattacctccAGCAGACATTTTCCAAATCATCAATGTAATAGGAAAGAGTTATAGAGAACTTGGGTTCTGGTCTGAAAAATCAGGTTTCTCTGTGAGTTTAGGTGAAAATGCTAAGAACTGCTCTTCCATGGTCGTTTTGGGGCAAGTATTTTGGCCAGGGGCATCTACGTCTGCTCCAAAAGGTTGGAGTCCAACAAATTCAACCCCACTGAGGATTGGTGTCCCAAACATATCAAGTGTTTTTCCACAGTTTGTGAAAGTAGAGCAAGATGATCAATTgggaaataatttttctttcagtGGATTTTCAATCAAGGTCTTCGAAGAGACTTTGAAGAAGCTGCCATACAATTTTCCTTACGAATTCATACCCTACAACAGTGACACATATGATTCTTTAGTGGAGCAAATTCATCTCAAG aactTTGATGCTGTAGTTGGTGATGTAGCAATTCTGGCCAAGAGACAGAAACATGCAGAATTCACACATGCTTACACAGAACCAGGATTGATGATGGTTGTCCCTGTTCGACAAGAAACGCGTAATAGAGCTTGGTTGTTCATGAAGCCTTTCACAACATCCATGTGGGTTTTCATAGTACTTGTCAATTTTTACAATGGCTTTGTGGTCTGGTTTATAGAGAGAAACCATTGCCCTGAACTCAAAGGCTCCATAATTAACCAAATTGGAACTTTGATTTGGTTAGCCTTCTCCACTCTTTTCTCCTTACATG GGGATAAATTACATAGCAACTTGTCTCGGATGACAATGGTGGTGTGGCTATTTGTGGCACTGGTCATCACACAGACATACACGGCAAACCTTACCAGCATGCTCACCGTCCAAAGGCTCGAACCCACCATAGCCAACGTTGATATACTGCGTAGCACCAACGCCATGGTCGGTTATTGCAGGGGATCCTATGTTCGAAGATATCTAAATGAAGTCTTGGGATTCAAGGacaacaacataaaaaatttcTCCACGGCAGAAGAATATGCTAAAGCCCTCAGAAGCGGAGAAATAGCAGCAGCTTTTCTTGAAGTCCCTTTGGCCAAACTATTCCTTGCAAAATACTGCAAATGGTTTGTCACAGCTGGACCAACCTATAAAGTTGGAGGCTTTGGATAT GCATTTCCAAGGGGTTCTCCAATGCTTCCCAGTATAAATGAGGCACTACTAAAGGTATGCGAAAGCGGGAAAATTCTCGAGTTGGAGAAAAAAATGCTTGCATTTGAGAAGTGTGAAGACGTGGATGAAAAAGGTGAAGAAAGTACTCAAAGTCTCAGCACCAATAGCTTTTTGGTACTGTTCATAATCACAGGAACCACATCCACCATTGCTCTGGTGTTTTACTTGTGTCTTGTGTATAAATCAAAgtttgagccaaaaaaatggaTGTGGAGCTTAATGATGGTTGTGATGAAATACCGGGGATATGGAAAGAGAATGTTCTCCAGAAGAGTGAGTGATGTTCCTGAAAGTGGCAGGAATTCCGTGGATAATGGATCTCATTCTCATACACATACTTTAGTTTAG